From Mauremys reevesii isolate NIE-2019 linkage group 10, ASM1616193v1, whole genome shotgun sequence, the proteins below share one genomic window:
- the MSRB1 gene encoding methionine-R-sulfoxide reductase B1 gives MSFCAFFGGEAFRGHFEPGIYVCSKCGYELFSSTAKYQHSSPWPAFTETIHADSVAKYEERPGALKVSCGKCGNGLGHEFLNDGLKRGQSRFUIFSSSLKFIAADKAEQAFKK, from the exons ATGTCCTTCTGCGCCTTCTTCGGCGGGGAGGCGTTTCGGGGCCACTTCGAGCCCG gcATTTACGTCTGCTCCAAATGCGGTTATGAGCTGTTCTCCAGCACAGCAAAATACCAGCACTCGTCTCCGTGGCCGGCCTTCACTGAAACCATTCATGCCGACAGTGTGGCCAAGTATGAAGAGCGGCCGGGCGCCTTGAAG GTGTCCTGCGGCAAATGTGGTAATGGGCTGGGCCATGAGTTCCTCAACGACGGGCTGAAGAGGGGGCAGTCTCGCTTCTGAATATTCAGCAGCTCGCTGAAGTTCATCGCTGCAG ACAAAGCAGAGCAGGCCTTTAAGAAGTAA